In Corylus avellana chromosome ca2, CavTom2PMs-1.0, the following proteins share a genomic window:
- the LOC132170541 gene encoding anthocyanidin reductase ((2S)-flavan-3-ol-forming) — MATQHVGKKTACVVGGTGFVASLLVKLLLEKGYAVNTTVRDPDNEKKISHLIALQDLGDLKIFGADLTDEGCFDAPIAGCDLVFHLATPVNFASEDPENDMIKPAIQGVHNVLKACVRAKTVKRVVLTSSAAAVTINKLNGTGLVMDESHWTDVEFLSTEKPPTWGYPASKTLAEKAAWKFAEENGIDLITVIPTLMAGASLTPDVPSSVGLAMSLITGNEFLINAMKGMQMLSGSISITHVEDVCQAQIFLAEKESASGRYICCGVNTSVPELAQFLNKRYPHYKVPTDFGDFPSKAKLALSSEKLTKEGFSFKYGIEAIYDQTVEYFKAKGLLQN, encoded by the exons ATGGCCACTCAGCATGTCGGAAAGAAGACTGCGTGCGTCGTCGGCGGCACCGGCTTCGTCGCTTCTTTGCTGGTCAAGCTCTTGCTGGAGAAGGGCTATGCCGTCAACACCACTGTTAGGGACCCAG ACAATGAGAAGAAGATCTCTCACCTCATAGCACTACAAGATTTGGGGGACCTAAAAATATTTGGAGCAGATCTAACTGATGAAGGATGCTTTGACGCTCCCATAGCAGGTTGTGACCTTGTGTTCCATCTTGCAACACCTGTTAACTTTGCTTCAGAAGATCCAGAG AATGACATGATCAAGCCAGCAATCCAAGGGGTACATAATGTTTTGAAAGCATGTGTGAGAGCGAAAACTGTTAAACGTGTCGTTTTGACATCATCTGCAGCTGCTGTAACTATCAACAAGCTCAATGGGACTGGTTTAGTCATGGACGAAAGCCACTGGACCGACGTTGAGTTTTTGAGCACTGAGAAGCCACCTACTTGG gGTTATCCTGCTTCCAAGACACTGGCCGAGAAAGCAGCTTGGAAATTTGCTGAAGAAAATGGTATTGATCTCATCACAGTGATTCCTACTCTTATGGCTGGTGCTTCTCTCACTCCGGACGTCCCCAGCAGTGTTGGTCTAGCTATGTCTCTAATTACAG GCAATGAATTCCTCATAAATGCAATGAAGGGTATGCAAATGCTGTCAGGCTCAATATCTATCACACATGTGGAGGATGTTTGCCAGGCCCAAATATTTTTGGCTGAGAAAGAATCTGCTTCTGGTCGATACATATGCTGTGGTGTCAATACCAGTGTTCCTGAGCTTGCACAGTTTCTCAATAAAAGATATCCTCACTACAAAGTCCCAACTGA TTTCGGAGATTTTCCCTCCAAGGCCAAGTTGGCCTTATCTTCAGAGAAGCTTACCAAAGAAGGGTTCAGCTTTAAGTACGGGATTGAAGCAATTTATGATCAAACCGTGGAGTATTTCAAAGCCAAGGGACTGCTGCAGAACTAA